CAGAGCGGCCAGATCAGTGCGCAGCAGGTGGCGAGCGTCCTCAGGGCTTGAGGTTCGCAGACCCATGCCGTGGAGCGGCGACCGTCTCTGCCATACGGCAGGGCCGCGCCGCCACGTCCTTCTTCGCGCACTGGGCGCCATTCCTGCCCCTGCCTTGAGTGCGATACGCTCAGCCGACTACACTTCAGTCATCCGAGCTGCCGGAAGTCTTTCTTATGTCCCCCACATCACCGCCTCCAGACGCAGAGCGCCGCACCCAGGCGCGTTTGCCTGTCCAGGTGCCTGTGCAAATGCGCTACGGACATACGTCCTCGCCCAGTCAGGCGACCTTGCTGGATCTCTCCTGGGGGGGGGCACTCTGCCAAACGCCAAGGGCGCTCCCTATCAGTGATCGACCGCTGTGGCTGATCCTGCCTTGGGCGCTAGGGGAAACCATCGAGATCGAAACGACGCTGTTACGTCAGAAAGATCTGGCGAATGGGCGTCATTTGCTGGCCTTGCGCTTTCAGCGTTTATCGCTGCTCCATCAAGCCCGACTGGAAAAATTGCTCGGCCGTCTGCAAGCGGACGATGTCCAGAGCAACGCACCGATGGCGCCGGTGCTGGTGGCGACCCTGGAGGTTTCGATCCAGACGGTCGACGAGTGGCGCTGGGCGCTCGGTGAGATCGCCAAAGGACGTCTGCGGATCAGGGCCCCGGCCGACTTTACACCCGGCCAGAGTGTCGGCCTGCAATTCAACGGTGTCCCGACACGCGCGCGCCTGCGGTTGCGGGCACGGGTCTTGGCCACTGAGTCCAAAGCCATGCTTGGAATCCGTGTCATGCGTTCAACGATACTGACCCTGGAGTTCGAGCACCCCCTGGAAGTCTTGCGCCAGTGGGTCGAGTGGCTTCTGAGACAGATACCACCCGATGTCAAACCATCCTCGCCTCTAGCCGACCTCCAGCAACAGACCTCACAATCAGCGGTCATCCCGGCACGGCTCGTGCTGTCTGAAGGTGAACGCTGTGCCTTGGAAATCGGCTTCCCGGAAGCTCTTGACTATCTGATGACGGCCTGGGGGGATGTCAGCACCTTTGAGATGGTGTTTCGTCAGCTCCTCTTTGGCGACACGGGTGCATCCGGAACCTGGACGCCGGAGGCCTGGGAGGAATTGCAGCTGCTACAGGATGTGCATGATCAAGTCTTTGGCCTTTCCGAAGCGCGTCGTATTCGGCTAAAAGTCGGCCGCGACGTGCGCTGAAGCGCCGGACGACCCGGCTGATGGGCGCGATTTCACAGAACACTGTGGAAATCCAAACCCGCGAACAGCATCTGCTCATCCAGTGTGTGTGATTCTCCGTATAGAGCCACATAGTCATGCAAGAAAAGCGCTTACAGCGGCGGGTTGGCATCGAGGTTCCCATTCGGGTCTGCCGGCCTGACTCGGACGTTACCATCATGGCACGCTATCAGGATCTCTCCTGGGGCGGGGCCAGCTTCGTCACCAATGATCTTACGATTCAATGTGACCATCGATTGATCATGCGTCTGCCCTGGACTAACGGGCAATTTTTTGCGATCGAGGCTGATGTCGTGCGGTGCGAACCGCTGGAGTCCGGGCACCAGCGCGTGGCGGTGCGATTTTCTAGGGTCGGGCACCAGGACGACCGACGGCTCGCCAAGCTGATCGAATTGCTGTCCAGCACTCTGCACGAGACGGCGCAGGCGACCGCGCCGGCCATGCCCTTGCTGGAGTTGGTACTCGACGACCAGGATGAGGTGCGCGAAAAGCTGTCCCAGGTCGCTGAGGGATATCTGTTCATAACCGCCTGCGGAACCTATCGGATCGGTCAGAGCCTATTGCTGCTGATCGAATATACCGATGATTTCCCGGGCCTGCGCCTGCGCGCCCGTGTCAAATCCCAATCCATCGATGATCAGGGTGATGGCGAGCGTCCGTGTCTGGTCACACTGGAATTGGGGTTCGAGCATCCCCTGGATGAACTGCATAAACTAGCGCATCTCTCGATGCGCTATCAGCGCAAGCGGGCGCGTTTCATGGGGCCGTATCCCGGTCCATCCTCATATCAGTGAGGATCAAGCCGGGACGGCCTCTGGAGCGATCAGCAGCCTCTTCGTTGCAACAGAAAGTCCCGGCCGCTCAACGACAGCTGCGCTCACAGGATCGGGCGCGCGCGACACGCTTGGCCAGTTCATCGGCCTCGGCGGCGGGGCGCTCGATCTCGGGCCAGCCGCTGCAATGACACACCACCAGATCGGCGATCAGTTCCATGTGATCGGCGTTGTCGTTGAGACAGGGGATGTACTCGTAGGACTGGCCGCCCGCTTCGAGGAACAGCTCGCGATTCTCGACCGCGATCTCTTCGAGCGTCTCCAGACAGTCGGCCGAGAATCCGGGCGAGAGCACCTGGACCGATTTCACCCCGGACCGCCCCCAGTCTTCGAGCGTCGCGTCGGTATAGGGCTTGAGCCATTCCTGTTTGCCCAGGCGCGACTGGAACGACAGCCCCCAGCGCTCGGCGGGCAGTTCCAGCGCCTCGGCGAGCAGGCGCGCGGTTTTGTGGCAGTGGCAGAAATAAGGATCGCCCTGGTCGAAATAGTCCTTGGGGATGCCGTGGAAGGACAGCAGCAACCGCTCGGCCTGACCGTGCTCGGCCCAGTGGGCGCGAATGCTCGCGGCCAGCGCGGCGATATAGCCCGGCTCGTCGTGGTACTGGTTGACGAAACGCAGCTCGGGCAGCCAGCGCCAGCGCATCAGCTCGCGCGCCACGGCGTCGAAGACGGTGCCGACGGTGGTGGCCGAATACTGCGGATAGAGCGGCAGGATCAGCACCCGCCGCGCATTGGCCGCGCGTAGCTCGGCCAGCCCCGAGGCGATCGACGGCTGACCATAGCGCATCCCGAGCGCGACCGTGACCGGCCCGCCCAGACGCGCGTCGAGCCGGCTCTGGAGCGCGGCGGCCTGACGGCGCGAGATCTCCAGCAGCGGTGAGCCTTCCGGCGTCCAGATCGACTGATAGGCATGCGCCGAGCGTGCCGGGCGGGTGCGCAGGATGATTCCATGCAGCAGCAGCATCCAGGGCAGACGCGCCATCTCCACCACACGCCGGTCGGAGAGGAACTCGGCCAGATAACGGCGCACGTCCGGCACGCTCGGGCTGTCCGGCGTGCCGAGATTGACGAGCAGCACCCCGAGCCGTTCCGGGGTGTCGTGACGATAGTCGGGCGTGTTCATGAAAGTCATCGGACGAGGCATCACTACTGGCAAGGGTGGCAGGAGGCGGCGCTCGGGCCGTCGGTGGGTATGAGCCGGAATGGTACCGGAGATCCGCCGCGGATGCGCCTCTCTGGTCGTGCCATGGAGCCGAGGGGGCGGCTTGGCCTATACTAGCGCGCTTCGTTCAGCGTTCAGGTCCGATCCAGCGGCCGACGCCTCCACTCAGGTTTTGATGGCTATCGATGAATCCGGATCTCGGCCGACTCCAGTCCTATCCCTTCGAGAAGCTCGCCGCGCTCAAGCAGGGCATCGATCCGCCGCGCGAACGCGACCCGATCGGTCTACAGATCGGCGAGCCAAAGCATCCGACGCCGAGTCTGATCGCCGAGGCGCTGATCGCGCATCTGCACCGGCTGTCGGTCTATCCGACCACGCGCGGTCTGCCCGAGCTGCGCGGGGCCATCGCCGATTGGCTGGGCGCGCGCTTCCGGCCGGAAAGCGGCGCGCCGCTGGCGGTCGATCCCGAGCGCCACGTCCTGCCGGTCAACGGCACCCGCGAGGCGCTGTTCGCCATCGCCCAAGCGGTCGTCGATCGCACGCACCCCGCGCCGCTGGTGCTGATGCCCAATCCCTGCTATCAGATCTATGAGGGCGCGGCGCTGCTGGCGGGCGCTGAGCCGCAGTATCTGGCCTGCCGGCCCGAGAACGGCTTCATCCCGGATTTCGACGCTGTGGACGCCGCGATATGGGATCGCTGCCAGTTGCTCTATCTCTGCTCGCCCGGCAATCCGACCGGAGCGGTGCTCGACCGGCCGACCCTGACCCGACTGATCGAACTGGCCGAACGACACGATTTCGTCATCGCCTCCGACGAGTGCTATGGCGACATCTACCAGGACGAGGACGCCCCGCCGCCCGGTCTGCTCCAGGCCGCCGCGGCGCTGGGCAACGACGGCTTCGAGCGCTGTCTGGTGTTCCATAGCCTGTCGAAGCGCTCCAATGCGCCCGGACTGCGCTCGGGCTTCGTCGCCGGTGACGCCCGACTCATCCGCGACTTCCTCGCCTATCGCACCTATCACGGCTGCGCCATGCCGCTGCCGACCCAGTACGCGAGCCTTGCCGCCTGGCGCGACGAGGCCCATGTCCGCGAGAATCGGCGTCTCTATCGCGAGAAGTTCGCCGCCGTGACCGAGATCCTCGGCCCGGTGATGCCGGTTACAACGCCCGCCGGCGGATTCTTCCTCTGGCTGGAGACGCCGATCCCGGACACCGACTTCGCACGCGATCTCTACGCACAGGAGAACGTCACCGTGCTGCCGGGACGCTTCCTCTCGCGCGAGATCGACGGCTACGATCCAGGCGCCGGCCGGGTGCGCATCGCCCTGGTCTCCCCGCTCGACGAGTGCGTCGATGCCGCCAAGCGCATCCGCGCCTTCGTCGAACGTCTCTGAATCCAACCGCACCCCACAGACCCAACAGGTATCAGCCCATCATGAGCGACCAGCAGAACATCATCCTCGAAGCCTTCGAGCGCCGCGCCGAGATCACCCCGCGCAATGTCGAGACCCATGTCCGCGACGCGGTGCAGGACGTCATCGAGCGTCTGGATCAGGGCACGCTGCGCGTGGCCGAGAAGCGCGACGGCGACTGGGTGGTCAACGAGTGGGTGAAGAAGGCGGTGCTCCTGTCCTTCCGCATCGAGGACAACGCCTTCATGAAGGGCGGTTTCACCAACTACTACGACAAGGTGCCCTCCAAGTACGCCGACGCCAACTCGCGCGAGTTCCGCGAGGGCGGGGTGCGCGTGGTGCCGCCGGCCACGGCGCGCAAAGGTTCCTACATCGCTTCCGGCTGCGTGCTCATGCCGTCCTATGTCAACATCGGTGCCTATGTCGACTCGGGCACCATGGTCGACACCTGGGCCACGGTCGGCTCCTGCGCCCAGATCGGCAAGAACGTCCATCTCTCGGGCGGTGTCGGCATCGGCGGCGTGCTGGAGCCGGTGCAGGCCGCGCCGACCATCATCGAGGACAACTGCTTCATCGGCGCGCGTTCCGAGATCGTCGAAGGCGTGATCGTCGGCGAGGGCGCGGTCATCTCGATGGGCGTCTACATCGGCCAGAGCACCAAGATCTACAACCGCGAGACCG
The sequence above is drawn from the Allochromatium vinosum DSM 180 genome and encodes:
- a CDS encoding PilZ domain-containing protein; the protein is MSPTSPPPDAERRTQARLPVQVPVQMRYGHTSSPSQATLLDLSWGGALCQTPRALPISDRPLWLILPWALGETIEIETTLLRQKDLANGRHLLALRFQRLSLLHQARLEKLLGRLQADDVQSNAPMAPVLVATLEVSIQTVDEWRWALGEIAKGRLRIRAPADFTPGQSVGLQFNGVPTRARLRLRARVLATESKAMLGIRVMRSTILTLEFEHPLEVLRQWVEWLLRQIPPDVKPSSPLADLQQQTSQSAVIPARLVLSEGERCALEIGFPEALDYLMTAWGDVSTFEMVFRQLLFGDTGASGTWTPEAWEELQLLQDVHDQVFGLSEARRIRLKVGRDVR
- a CDS encoding PilZ domain-containing protein is translated as MQEKRLQRRVGIEVPIRVCRPDSDVTIMARYQDLSWGGASFVTNDLTIQCDHRLIMRLPWTNGQFFAIEADVVRCEPLESGHQRVAVRFSRVGHQDDRRLAKLIELLSSTLHETAQATAPAMPLLELVLDDQDEVREKLSQVAEGYLFITACGTYRIGQSLLLLIEYTDDFPGLRLRARVKSQSIDDQGDGERPCLVTLELGFEHPLDELHKLAHLSMRYQRKRARFMGPYPGPSSYQ
- the hemH gene encoding ferrochelatase — protein: MTFMNTPDYRHDTPERLGVLLVNLGTPDSPSVPDVRRYLAEFLSDRRVVEMARLPWMLLLHGIILRTRPARSAHAYQSIWTPEGSPLLEISRRQAAALQSRLDARLGGPVTVALGMRYGQPSIASGLAELRAANARRVLILPLYPQYSATTVGTVFDAVARELMRWRWLPELRFVNQYHDEPGYIAALAASIRAHWAEHGQAERLLLSFHGIPKDYFDQGDPYFCHCHKTARLLAEALELPAERWGLSFQSRLGKQEWLKPYTDATLEDWGRSGVKSVQVLSPGFSADCLETLEEIAVENRELFLEAGGQSYEYIPCLNDNADHMELIADLVVCHCSGWPEIERPAAEADELAKRVARARSCERSCR
- the dapC gene encoding succinyldiaminopimelate transaminase; this translates as MNPDLGRLQSYPFEKLAALKQGIDPPRERDPIGLQIGEPKHPTPSLIAEALIAHLHRLSVYPTTRGLPELRGAIADWLGARFRPESGAPLAVDPERHVLPVNGTREALFAIAQAVVDRTHPAPLVLMPNPCYQIYEGAALLAGAEPQYLACRPENGFIPDFDAVDAAIWDRCQLLYLCSPGNPTGAVLDRPTLTRLIELAERHDFVIASDECYGDIYQDEDAPPPGLLQAAAALGNDGFERCLVFHSLSKRSNAPGLRSGFVAGDARLIRDFLAYRTYHGCAMPLPTQYASLAAWRDEAHVRENRRLYREKFAAVTEILGPVMPVTTPAGGFFLWLETPIPDTDFARDLYAQENVTVLPGRFLSREIDGYDPGAGRVRIALVSPLDECVDAAKRIRAFVERL
- the dapD gene encoding 2,3,4,5-tetrahydropyridine-2,6-dicarboxylate N-succinyltransferase; its protein translation is MSDQQNIILEAFERRAEITPRNVETHVRDAVQDVIERLDQGTLRVAEKRDGDWVVNEWVKKAVLLSFRIEDNAFMKGGFTNYYDKVPSKYADANSREFREGGVRVVPPATARKGSYIASGCVLMPSYVNIGAYVDSGTMVDTWATVGSCAQIGKNVHLSGGVGIGGVLEPVQAAPTIIEDNCFIGARSEIVEGVIVGEGAVISMGVYIGQSTKIYNRETGEITYGRVPPGAVVVSGNLPAKDGSHSLYCAVIIKQVDERTRGKVGINELLRDI